ACGATCCTCCGTCGTCTTCGCAAACCACAGAGAATCACAAGCCGCTGAAATCACTCAACATAATTTTCGGTTGGGCTCTGAGAGGACCACTGCCCTGGAGTCGAAGACAGTGCCCCGTCCATCAGCAGAATAAAGAATGGCCGCTTCCGATCTCTCGGAAGCGGCCATTTTCAGTGAGGCATGTCTTACTGAGGCGAAATCAGGCTCAGAACGACAGCTCCGTGCCGATCATGAACACGTCCGCGGTGTTGCGCAGGGTGCTGTCGGTCGAATCGAAGTCGATGTTGTAGTAGCCGGCCATCAGGTTGACGCCCGGACCCATCGCATAGGTGCCGCCAACTTCCAGGACCGCCAGTTCGTCCTCACGACCACCGGTCAGGGTCTGGCTGCCGAAGCCATAGGCGACGCCGACCTTGTAGGGGCCGAAGCCATAGGTCAGACCGGCATTCCACTGCTCCAGGTCTTCGTCGAGCTGAAGGCCCTGGTTGCTGGTCATGTAGGCGCCGCCGAAGGTGAAGCCGGCATAGCCGACATTCGCACCCAGGCTCCAGGCCTCGATATCGTCGCCGCCGACCATGTCGACTTCCTGCGAGCCGCCGGTGTAGCCGGCCGAGGCCGCCACATTGAAGGCGCCGAAGGTGTTGACGTAGTTGGCGCCGACCTCGACGATCTTCTCCTGACGACCCGCGACGTTATCCGACAGGTTGCCATAGGCACCCGACGAACCGTCACGGCCACCGGCCAGGCTGGGGGTGTAGGACAGACCCAGCTGGAAGCCCGAGAAGCGCGGGGTGAAGTAGGTCAGCTTGTTGGCATCGCTGGTGGTGTTCAGGAGGGTGACGGGCGTGGCCACTGCATGCTCGTCACCAAGCGCATTCACCGGACGCGACGCATGGAAGAAGTTCGGGCTCTCGACGCCATGGCCGGCAACCGCCGAGGGGGCGCTGTAGT
Above is a window of Tistrella bauzanensis DNA encoding:
- a CDS encoding porin — encoded protein: MKKILLGTSAIVAAGLLAAPANAAEKIKLGLGGYYQTAFVLIDEDVENTRTDSLAQEGEIHFLGETVLDNGIKVGVNVQLEAYTKGDQIDEHYVYFEGGFGRVVLGAENSAPYLMHYSAPSAVAGHGVESPNFFHASRPVNALGDEHAVATPVTLLNTTSDANKLTYFTPRFSGFQLGLSYTPSLAGGRDGSSGAYGNLSDNVAGRQEKIVEVGANYVNTFGAFNVAASAGYTGGSQEVDMVGGDDIEAWSLGANVGYAGFTFGGAYMTSNQGLQLDEDLEQWNAGLTYGFGPYKVGVAYGFGSQTLTGGREDELAVLEVGGTYAMGPGVNLMAGYYNIDFDSTDSTLRNTADVFMIGTELSF